One stretch of Sebastes umbrosus isolate fSebUmb1 chromosome 5, fSebUmb1.pri, whole genome shotgun sequence DNA includes these proteins:
- the tmem38a gene encoding trimeric intracellular cation channel type A, which translates to MEVLAALNLGDIAQVFSKMGMFPVFDVAYYIVSILYLKYEPGAVEVSRRSPVASWLCAMLYCFASYILADIMLGSSPLDYFQYNSHILLASSVWYLIFYCPLNLFYKCVAFLPVKLVLVALKEVVRARKIAAGVHHAHHAYHHGYLIMIMVGYVKGSGVALISNFEQLLRGVWRPDTNEILNMSFPTKASLYGAILFTLQEAHWLPVSKSTLILVFTLFMATSKVFMTARHSHGSPFALIESWVCHLLFGSPLGGSEEDHHHPPAAVPSSPLKTKEELGDGARKRKAKKAE; encoded by the exons ATGGAAGTGCTGGCAGCTCTGAATTTGGGCGATATTGCCCAAGTTTTCTCCAAAATGGGAatgtttcctgtgtttgatGTCGCTTATTACATCGTGTCCATCCTCTACCTCAAGTATGAGCCAG GCGCGGTGGAGGTTTCTCGCAGGAGTCCCGTGGCCTCCTGGCTCTGTGCCATGCTCTACTGCTTTGCTAGTTACATCCTGGCAGACATCATGCTTGGAAGCAGCCCCCTCGACTATTTCCAATACAACAGCCATATCCTGCTGGCCTCATCTGTCTG GTATCTCATCTTTTACTGCCCTCTGAACCTCTTCTATAAATGCGTGGCGTTCCTGCCCGTCAAGCTGGTGTTGGTCGCCCTGAAAGAAGTCGTCCGCGCTCGTAAGATCGCCGCTGGTGTTCACCATGCCCACCATGCCTACCACCATGGCTACTTGATCATGATCATGGTTGGATACGTCAAAG GGTCTGGAGTGGCTCTCATTTCCAATTTTGAGCAGCTGCTGCGCGGTGTGTGGAGGCCCGACACCAACGAGATCCTCAACATGTCATT CCCGACCAAAGCCAGTCTGTATGGAGCCATCCTCTTCACCCTGCAGGAGGCTCACTGGCTGCCGGTGTCCAAGAGCACCCTCATCCTCGTCTTCACCCTCTTCATGGCCACGAGCAAG GTGTTTATGACCGCCCGACACTCCCACGGCTCCCCCTTCGCCCTCATCGAGTCCTGGGTTTGCCATCTGCTGTTCGGCTCCCCTCTGGGTGGATCTGAGGAAGACCACCATCATCCTCCAGCCGCCGTCCCATCTTCACCTCTCAAAACCAAGGAGGAGCTGGGCGACGGCGCCCGCAAAAGGAAGGCCAAGAAAGCCGAGTAG